From Burkholderiales bacterium, the proteins below share one genomic window:
- a CDS encoding ClpXP protease specificity-enhancing factor: protein MKHVSSKPYLIRALYEWCADSGLTPFLSVRVNERTRVPAEYVKNGEIVLNVSQDATRNLTLGNDLIQFSARFNGASRELSIPVETVIGIFAKESGQGLFFNDVPSATDPHGNDGNSSAPASNGKPRLQIIK from the coding sequence GTGAAGCATGTCTCCAGTAAACCTTATCTGATTCGGGCGCTGTACGAATGGTGCGCCGACAGCGGCTTGACCCCTTTTTTATCGGTGCGCGTGAATGAGCGCACTCGCGTGCCGGCTGAATACGTCAAAAACGGCGAAATCGTCCTTAACGTCAGCCAGGATGCAACGCGCAATCTGACCCTGGGCAATGACCTTATCCAGTTTTCCGCCCGCTTCAACGGCGCTTCACGCGAGCTCTCCATTCCAGTTGAGACGGTCATCGGTATTTTTGCCAAGGAGAGCGGGCAAGGCCTGTTTTTCAATGATGTGCCAAGTGCGACAGATCCGCATGGCAATGATGGAAACTCGTCTGCTCCCGCGTCCAACGGAAAACCGCGCCTGCAGATTATCAAATGA